From the Dehalococcoidia bacterium genome, one window contains:
- a CDS encoding ribose-phosphate pyrophosphokinase → MLMNEGECGMEELKVFAGRAHPALAQSVCDYLGMPLGRCEVTQFSNENIFVRILENVRSRDVFLIQPVCSPVNNNLVELLIMLDAFWRASADRITAVIPYYGYGRTDKKDQPRVPITARLVADLITTAGASRALLVDLHAGQIQGFFSIPVDELSAQTLIANYIKNKKLKNMVVVATDIGISKKSRDMAARLNAPLAIVEKRRVGNNDQTETLNIIGDVVGKTAITFDDEIDTAGSLVHAVEALLKEGAKDVYACASHPVFSGPAIQRIAASPVKEVIVTDTIPVPPGKHLDKITVLPIAPLLGEAIHRIHTGLSVGAMYEEHK, encoded by the coding sequence CTGTTAATGAATGAAGGAGAATGCGGAATGGAAGAACTGAAGGTATTCGCCGGCCGGGCTCATCCCGCCTTGGCGCAATCCGTTTGCGACTACCTGGGTATGCCTCTGGGCAGGTGCGAGGTCACTCAGTTTTCCAATGAGAATATCTTTGTCCGCATCCTTGAGAACGTGCGCTCGCGTGACGTTTTTCTCATTCAGCCGGTCTGCTCTCCGGTGAACAACAACCTGGTGGAGCTGCTCATCATGCTGGATGCCTTCTGGCGCGCTTCAGCCGACCGCATCACTGCCGTCATACCCTATTACGGCTACGGCCGCACCGATAAAAAAGACCAGCCGCGCGTGCCCATTACCGCCCGCCTGGTGGCCGACCTCATCACCACCGCCGGGGCGTCGCGCGCCCTCCTGGTAGACCTGCATGCCGGCCAGATACAGGGCTTCTTCAGCATTCCGGTGGACGAGCTCTCCGCCCAGACCCTTATCGCTAACTATATCAAGAACAAAAAACTTAAAAACATGGTGGTGGTAGCCACCGATATCGGCATTTCCAAGAAATCGCGCGATATGGCCGCCCGCCTGAACGCCCCGTTGGCCATCGTAGAAAAGCGCCGCGTGGGCAACAACGACCAGACCGAAACGCTCAACATCATCGGCGACGTGGTTGGCAAAACAGCCATCACCTTCGACGACGAGATAGACACCGCCGGTTCGCTGGTGCACGCGGTGGAGGCCCTGCTCAAAGAGGGAGCCAAAGATGTGTACGCCTGCGCCTCGCACCCGGTCTTTTCCGGCCCCGCCATACAGCGCATCGCCGCCTCCCCGGTGAAAGAGGTTATCGTCACCGACACTATACCCGTGCCGCCGGGCAAGCACCTCGATAAGATTACGGTACTGCCCATCGCACCCCTGCTGGGCGAGGCCATCCACCGCATCCACACCGGGCTTTCGGTGGGCGCCATGTACGAAGAGCACAAATAA
- a CDS encoding serine hydroxymethyltransferase, whose amino-acid sequence MSSLEKADPEISCAIALEGKRQKETINLIASENYTSRAVLEAQGSFLTNKYAEGYPGKRYYGGCGNMDTIESIAIERAQKLFGAEYANVQPHAGAQANMAAYFTLIEYGDTVLGMELSHGGHLTHGSPVNFSGKAYKFVSYGLNRETERIDYAELEKLAVEHKPKLIVAGASAYPRIIDFERLRRIADMVGAKVMVDMAHIAGLVAAGLHPSPIPYSEMVTSTTHKTLRGPRGGFVLCRKDLGHALDSAVFPRMQGGPLMHVIAAKAVAFLEASKPDFIDYQKRTLQNASTLASELKRAGLRLVSGGTDNHLVLVDLASTGVTGKQAEESLGRAGIVVNRNTVPFTNGHSARVTGGMRLGTPAVTSRGFGVEEMKAISCFIVKIISHIDDPAVEKEIHDEVQGICSRFPVPGVDS is encoded by the coding sequence ATGAGTTCACTCGAAAAGGCAGACCCCGAAATCAGTTGTGCCATAGCCCTGGAAGGAAAACGGCAGAAAGAGACCATCAACCTCATCGCGTCAGAGAACTACACCAGCCGTGCCGTGCTGGAAGCCCAGGGCTCATTTTTAACCAATAAATACGCCGAGGGCTACCCCGGCAAGCGCTACTACGGCGGCTGCGGCAACATGGACACCATCGAATCCATCGCTATCGAACGGGCGCAAAAACTTTTCGGCGCGGAATACGCCAACGTGCAGCCTCACGCCGGCGCCCAGGCCAACATGGCAGCCTATTTTACTCTCATCGAATACGGGGACACCGTGCTGGGTATGGAGCTCTCGCACGGCGGACATCTTACTCACGGCTCTCCGGTCAACTTCTCCGGCAAAGCCTATAAGTTCGTGAGCTATGGCCTCAACCGCGAGACCGAGCGCATCGACTATGCCGAGCTTGAAAAACTGGCTGTCGAGCATAAACCCAAGCTCATCGTGGCAGGAGCTTCGGCCTATCCGCGCATTATAGATTTCGAACGCCTGCGCCGCATCGCCGATATGGTGGGGGCTAAAGTAATGGTGGACATGGCGCATATCGCCGGCCTCGTGGCGGCCGGCCTGCATCCATCCCCTATCCCTTACTCGGAGATGGTGACATCCACCACGCACAAGACGCTCAGAGGCCCGCGCGGCGGCTTCGTGCTGTGCCGAAAAGACCTGGGGCACGCTCTTGATTCGGCCGTCTTCCCGCGCATGCAGGGCGGCCCGCTGATGCACGTCATTGCCGCCAAGGCGGTGGCTTTCCTGGAGGCGTCAAAACCCGATTTTATCGACTACCAGAAACGCACGCTGCAGAATGCCTCCACGCTGGCAAGCGAGCTGAAGAGAGCCGGACTCCGCCTGGTGAGCGGCGGTACCGACAATCACCTGGTGCTGGTTGACCTGGCCAGCACCGGTGTCACCGGCAAGCAGGCCGAGGAGTCACTGGGACGAGCAGGTATAGTGGTTAACCGCAACACCGTGCCCTTCACCAACGGACACTCGGCCAGAGTGACCGGAGGCATGAGGCTCGGCACGCCGGCGGTGACCAGCCGCGGCTTCGGCGTGGAGGAGATGAAAGCCATCTCCTGCTTTATCGTCAAAATAATCAGCCACATAGATGACCCGGCAGTGGAAAAAGAGATACACGACGAAGTGCAGGGTATTTGCAGCCGCTTCCCGGTCCCGGGAGTGGACTCCTAG
- a CDS encoding IS6 family transposase, with product MDNITFDKGELNMPHPKFEICHASIAGAKPYKHGSHTLHVCSADSDIGHRHFTEPEPIVCKWCGSKDIMKYGISEGGQEYICKVCKRKFTNRDMPFGKRSTAENIGTSISSYYDGLSFADIARHLSESGNPVNESTVYRWVISYTEKAVKMMESYKPKVGGIWIADETAIKFNGELYWLWDLIDKNTRFLLASYLSEKRGTYQAQRLMELAAKRAGRIPKTVITDKLAAYLDGIEVPFGSDTDHIQSSPFAAQDDTNVIERFQGTIKDRTKVIRGFKTLETAIIILDGFLVHYNFFKPHLSLGKTPAEQAGLKIPFKTWTEFVRGDK from the coding sequence ATGGACAACATTACTTTTGACAAAGGTGAATTAAATATGCCTCATCCTAAATTTGAAATTTGCCATGCTTCGATAGCTGGTGCGAAGCCATATAAGCACGGCTCGCACACCCTTCATGTATGCTCGGCTGATAGCGATATAGGGCATCGGCATTTCACCGAGCCTGAGCCGATTGTCTGCAAATGGTGCGGTTCAAAAGACATTATGAAATACGGCATAAGCGAAGGCGGGCAAGAGTATATCTGCAAAGTATGCAAGCGTAAATTCACTAACCGAGACATGCCTTTTGGCAAGCGTTCGACTGCCGAGAATATTGGTACGAGCATTAGTTCCTACTATGACGGCCTCTCGTTTGCCGATATTGCTCGGCATCTTTCCGAGAGCGGCAATCCCGTAAACGAGTCTACTGTCTATCGCTGGGTAATTTCATACACTGAGAAGGCCGTCAAAATGATGGAGTCGTATAAGCCTAAAGTGGGTGGAATTTGGATTGCCGACGAAACGGCTATCAAGTTTAATGGCGAGCTTTATTGGCTTTGGGATTTAATTGATAAAAATACCCGTTTCCTATTGGCAAGCTACCTTTCTGAAAAACGTGGGACATATCAAGCACAACGCCTGATGGAGCTGGCCGCCAAACGTGCGGGTAGGATTCCTAAGACAGTCATCACCGATAAGCTGGCTGCCTATTTGGATGGCATAGAAGTGCCCTTTGGCTCAGATACCGACCACATTCAAAGTTCGCCTTTTGCAGCGCAAGATGACACGAACGTTATAGAGAGATTTCAAGGGACTATCAAAGACCGCACAAAGGTCATTCGAGGCTTCAAAACACTTGAGACAGCCATAATCATACTTGACGGCTTCTTGGTTCACTATAACTTTTTCAAACCGCATCTTTCACTGGGGAAAACGCCTGCTGAACAGGCAGGTTTAAAGATACCATTCAAAACGTGGACTGAATTTGTGAGGGGGGATAAATAA
- a CDS encoding DDE domain-containing protein: MRTLEGGIQYFWCKTCQRKFADNDALPGMHTPIPQVSSSLNMYYSGMSIDEIRLHLDQEHNNKPSDSTIYDWIKRFSTEAKGATDTYKPNVGDVWLADETVIDLNGVKAFFWDCIDVKTRFLLASQLTYNRTSQHAKNLIEMAVKRAGKQPKKLITDKLGAYVEGAESALGGDTEHIQTKGFIVQPNTNLLERFHGSLKSRTKVMRGLKTPEGASMILDGWLVYYNFFRPHESLENKTPAEKAGIKSTMQNWRDVVVQSRGTNLNYDTGELLARLPEWQRLTRPSVDMGTPTRYGLTKKKKGVMKKRVKRAPVIEVARMPMITAISLNRRKSR; this comes from the coding sequence ATGAGAACCCTTGAAGGTGGGATTCAGTATTTTTGGTGCAAAACCTGTCAGCGTAAGTTTGCCGATAATGATGCCTTGCCTGGTATGCATACCCCAATCCCACAAGTTTCATCATCCTTGAATATGTATTACTCTGGCATGAGCATAGACGAAATACGCTTGCACCTAGACCAAGAGCACAACAACAAGCCTTCAGACAGCACGATTTACGACTGGATTAAGCGGTTTAGCACCGAAGCAAAAGGGGCAACCGACACATATAAACCAAATGTCGGGGATGTTTGGCTTGCTGATGAAACAGTCATTGATTTAAATGGGGTCAAGGCATTTTTCTGGGATTGTATCGATGTAAAGACCCGTTTTTTATTAGCATCACAACTTACATACAATCGCACCAGCCAACATGCGAAAAATCTTATCGAAATGGCTGTAAAGCGTGCTGGCAAGCAACCAAAGAAATTGATAACAGATAAACTAGGCGCATATGTTGAAGGGGCTGAATCGGCATTAGGTGGGGATACAGAGCATATACAGACTAAAGGCTTCATAGTCCAGCCAAATACAAACTTGTTAGAGCGTTTTCACGGCTCATTAAAGAGCCGAACAAAAGTCATGCGTGGCTTAAAAACGCCTGAAGGTGCTTCGATGATTCTTGACGGCTGGTTAGTCTATTACAACTTCTTTAGACCTCATGAAAGCCTAGAGAACAAAACGCCCGCCGAAAAAGCGGGCATCAAATCCACAATGCAAAACTGGCGTGATGTAGTCGTGCAATCAAGAGGAACTAACCTTAATTATGATACTGGCGAATTGTTGGCACGACTTCCAGAATGGCAACGGCTTACACGCCCATCGGTAGATATGGGAACACCCACTAGATACGGGCTAACAAAAAAGAAAAAGGGGGTGATGAAAAAGCGAGTGAAAAGAGCACCAGTCATAGAGGTTGCACGGATGCCGATGATAACGGCAATCTCTCTAAATAGACGTAAGAGCAGATAA
- a CDS encoding phospholipid carrier-dependent glycosyltransferase yields the protein MEKIKIGFKQLIRWQYFPLLVLLLVVLGLHLATITRPNEPLFDEQHYVPDARRIVTGEGTLRVEHPPLAKLIIAGGIEIFGDNPWGWRMPAVLLSTIALIAFYDICRKLGTSHKTAFLATLLLGTENLMFIHSGMTMLDIFEVAFAIFAFWFYLKGSRWWWAAAVSVALAGLSKFSGILAIIPIGLHWMIIGYKHDMGNTVQQVSSQVPVVAQSPSQAPVVEQLPPQAPVVEQSASQITIVEQSTPVLESVSASAETVINSPSDTAQVVPSQAEPAKKRGFWATYSSPIVFILSMALAPIAFFLLYSVFEMVIWTKWIPFVVWGHWDQGIVGDIKNALTQTGSIKFSYDGAFPARPWEWILSPTGSFYFYGWLFHPENYKNIMLPYWYTPSYTGMLSPSLWLSGLAVIPYAVVKSFIRRNNPEKNAAIFVVCWIIGTWLVWVPLFLATNRITYMFYYLPTIGAIAIGTALILAGFLKRIEKRTGGFRKRFMQLGVTSFLLVHLLSFSILSPLHLWISIPVSAMLLLFALNYLGFGWRFTIQFYVAAAIATLIMRFVLYWPLKGWLVTGNAPWGLPEVSFLWVVSAVIGLAITWILFAIIHLAVNRIIRDNALPPQDAANPSPTDTIQP from the coding sequence ATGGAAAAGATAAAAATCGGCTTCAAGCAGCTCATCCGCTGGCAGTATTTCCCCCTGCTGGTACTGCTTCTGGTGGTGCTGGGGCTGCACCTGGCCACCATCACCCGCCCCAACGAGCCCCTTTTCGACGAGCAACACTATGTGCCCGACGCCCGACGTATCGTCACAGGGGAAGGCACCTTGCGCGTGGAGCACCCGCCCCTGGCCAAGCTTATCATCGCCGGCGGCATCGAGATTTTCGGCGACAACCCCTGGGGCTGGCGCATGCCGGCCGTCTTGCTAAGCACTATCGCCCTGATAGCCTTTTACGACATCTGCCGCAAGCTGGGTACATCCCACAAGACGGCTTTCCTGGCCACACTGTTGCTTGGAACGGAAAACCTCATGTTCATCCACAGCGGCATGACCATGCTGGATATATTTGAGGTAGCTTTTGCCATATTCGCCTTCTGGTTCTATCTCAAGGGCTCGCGCTGGTGGTGGGCGGCAGCCGTCTCCGTGGCACTGGCCGGGCTTTCCAAGTTCAGCGGCATCCTGGCCATCATTCCCATCGGCCTGCACTGGATGATTATCGGTTACAAACACGACATGGGGAATACGGTTCAACAGGTATCGTCACAAGTTCCAGTCGTTGCCCAGTCGCCGTCTCAAGCACCAGTTGTCGAGCAGTTACCGCCTCAAGCCCCGGTTGTGGAACAATCAGCGTCTCAAATCACGATTGTTGAGCAGTCAACGCCCGTTCTTGAAAGCGTCTCGGCAAGTGCAGAAACAGTAATCAATTCTCCTTCCGATACCGCCCAGGTTGTGCCTAGCCAGGCTGAGCCGGCGAAAAAACGCGGTTTCTGGGCTACCTACTCCAGCCCCATCGTATTCATTCTGTCCATGGCTCTGGCGCCTATCGCCTTTTTCCTGCTTTACAGCGTTTTCGAAATGGTCATCTGGACCAAGTGGATTCCTTTCGTTGTCTGGGGGCACTGGGACCAGGGCATCGTGGGCGATATCAAGAACGCTCTGACACAGACCGGCAGCATCAAATTCAGCTACGACGGGGCTTTCCCCGCCCGCCCCTGGGAGTGGATACTTTCCCCTACCGGCTCGTTCTATTTTTACGGCTGGCTGTTCCACCCGGAAAATTACAAAAATATCATGCTGCCCTACTGGTACACGCCCAGCTATACCGGCATGCTCAGCCCATCGCTCTGGCTCAGTGGCCTAGCCGTCATCCCCTACGCCGTCGTTAAGTCCTTCATACGGAGGAACAACCCGGAGAAGAACGCCGCTATCTTTGTCGTCTGCTGGATAATCGGCACCTGGCTGGTGTGGGTGCCGCTTTTCCTGGCCACCAACCGCATTACCTACATGTTCTACTACCTGCCGACCATCGGGGCCATCGCCATAGGCACAGCTCTCATCCTGGCCGGCTTTCTCAAGAGGATAGAGAAACGCACCGGCGGCTTCCGCAAGCGCTTCATGCAGCTTGGCGTGACCTCGTTCCTGCTGGTCCACTTATTATCATTCAGCATCCTTTCACCGCTGCACCTGTGGATTTCCATACCCGTCAGTGCAATGTTGCTTCTCTTCGCTCTGAATTATCTGGGCTTCGGCTGGCGCTTTACCATCCAGTTTTATGTAGCTGCCGCCATTGCCACACTGATAATGCGTTTCGTCCTCTACTGGCCGCTTAAAGGCTGGCTGGTGACGGGCAACGCTCCCTGGGGACTGCCGGAGGTATCTTTTCTCTGGGTGGTCAGCGCCGTGATAGGACTAGCCATCACCTGGATACTTTTTGCCATTATCCATCTTGCTGTAAACCGCATCATCAGGGACAACGCGCTCCCGCCGCAGGATGCAGCTAACCCATCTCCGACAGACACAATCCAGCCTTGA
- a CDS encoding glycosyltransferase family 2 protein has protein sequence MSKSFSILIPTYNEHDNIALLLERIAGAITGNDYEVVFVDDDSRDGTPELIKALSSKYPARVVVRKDKKGLASAVVDGFGMVSFDTVVVMDADLQHPPEVIPALIEAIRAGADIAVASRYVPGGGTAGWSKTRQLISNGAIMLAHILLPQSRKVKDPMSGFFAFKKSVISGVTLAPIGYKVLLEMLVMGTAGKVAEVPFMFQPREKGKSKLDVKQEIEYLKHIFSLMQRSGELVRFLKFCLVGGSGVLVNEGLLWLLTDKVGLFFMLSSAIAIETSIITNFVLNHWFTFADLKGNGVKSYLTKLGQFNLVSLVAVGINLGLLWLFKTEFGVYYLIANLIGIAVSMLWNYIANNLWTWKR, from the coding sequence ATGTCTAAATCATTTTCGATTCTCATCCCCACCTATAACGAGCATGACAACATCGCCCTGCTCCTGGAGCGCATTGCCGGTGCCATTACCGGTAATGACTACGAAGTGGTCTTCGTTGACGACGACAGCCGCGACGGCACCCCGGAACTGATAAAGGCACTTTCCTCCAAATACCCGGCGAGGGTTGTCGTGCGTAAGGATAAAAAAGGCCTGGCTTCAGCAGTGGTTGATGGCTTCGGCATGGTATCCTTCGACACCGTGGTGGTGATGGATGCCGACCTGCAGCACCCGCCTGAGGTTATCCCTGCACTTATCGAGGCAATACGCGCTGGGGCAGACATCGCCGTGGCCAGCAGGTATGTTCCGGGCGGAGGAACCGCCGGCTGGAGTAAAACACGGCAGCTAATCTCCAATGGGGCCATCATGCTGGCTCATATCCTTCTGCCGCAGAGCCGTAAGGTAAAAGACCCTATGTCAGGTTTCTTCGCCTTCAAAAAGAGCGTTATATCCGGGGTTACGCTGGCGCCTATAGGTTACAAGGTACTGCTGGAGATGCTGGTGATGGGTACGGCCGGCAAAGTCGCCGAAGTGCCCTTCATGTTCCAGCCCCGCGAGAAGGGCAAGAGCAAGCTGGATGTGAAACAGGAAATCGAGTATCTAAAGCACATCTTCAGCCTGATGCAGAGAAGCGGGGAACTTGTCCGCTTCCTGAAATTTTGCCTCGTCGGGGGAAGCGGCGTATTAGTGAACGAAGGATTGCTCTGGCTATTAACGGATAAAGTCGGGCTTTTTTTCATGTTGTCCTCGGCCATTGCCATCGAAACGTCCATCATCACCAATTTCGTCCTCAATCACTGGTTCACTTTTGCCGACCTTAAAGGAAACGGTGTAAAATCCTATTTGACCAAGCTGGGACAGTTCAACCTTGTGAGCCTGGTAGCCGTAGGCATAAACCTGGGTCTGTTATGGCTTTTCAAGACAGAGTTCGGGGTATATTATCTGATAGCCAACCTGATCGGCATAGCCGTCTCGATGTTGTGGAATTACATAGCCAATAACCTGTGGACATGGAAAAGATAA
- a CDS encoding DUF1858 domain-containing protein, with protein MKEIDLTRSVYELTEAFPELISVLKELGFAGVTYPVVRNTLGKIMTIPQGCQKQGKNLDDVVRKLEENRFVVKSPQALFSRI; from the coding sequence ATGAAAGAGATTGATTTGACCAGGAGTGTCTACGAACTCACAGAGGCTTTCCCGGAACTCATCAGCGTTCTCAAAGAATTGGGGTTTGCGGGTGTGACTTACCCGGTTGTCAGGAACACTCTTGGCAAAATTATGACAATACCTCAGGGTTGCCAGAAGCAGGGGAAAAACCTCGATGATGTGGTGAGAAAACTCGAGGAAAATAGGTTTGTTGTGAAATCACCGCAGGCTCTTTTCTCCAGAATATAG
- a CDS encoding DUF438 domain-containing protein produces MAYNQFVRPRKSLFGEGQESVFTTRRSNMADMLKREAKKAILKDIILKLHEGLSVTEAKQRFEQEAGNISSSEIAELEQSLIDEGLSTEEIKKFCNVHALIFQSALEKEAVKETSPAHPVYLFKLENREIEKLVDALKKTAEKKDSSGFPRVKAQLKEVLLKLRGVETHYERKEQLLFPFLEKKGFMGPSKVMWGKDNEIRGLLKAASAELDGIKGHDELSAYLEKRLNPFIDEVLGMVFKEENILFPASLEKLDAGDWVEILRESDGIGYVFIEKPAETTELIRHLESTLLEETLIRDEAINMPTGSIKLAELLPILNTLPLDVTFIDKDDTLRYFSDSKERIFLRTKAVLGRKVQNCHPPQSVEKVEKILSAFKQGKRDSYEFWITFHDRLIYIRYFAVRDSQGNYLGTLEVTQDITGIKQLEGERRLLDERD; encoded by the coding sequence ATGGCGTATAACCAGTTTGTCCGACCCCGAAAATCACTATTCGGTGAAGGCCAGGAATCAGTATTTACCACAAGGAGGTCAAACATGGCTGATATGTTGAAGAGAGAAGCGAAAAAGGCGATACTCAAGGACATTATCCTCAAGTTACATGAGGGTCTGTCGGTCACGGAAGCCAAACAGCGGTTCGAACAGGAAGCGGGCAATATCAGCTCGTCTGAAATCGCGGAACTCGAGCAATCTCTCATTGACGAGGGACTTTCCACGGAAGAGATTAAGAAGTTCTGCAATGTCCACGCCCTTATCTTCCAGTCAGCCCTGGAAAAGGAGGCCGTCAAAGAAACTTCGCCGGCGCACCCGGTCTACCTTTTCAAGCTGGAAAACCGCGAAATAGAAAAACTGGTTGATGCCCTGAAAAAGACGGCTGAAAAAAAGGATAGCTCCGGCTTTCCCCGCGTTAAGGCGCAACTTAAAGAAGTCTTGCTCAAACTCAGGGGGGTGGAAACCCACTATGAACGCAAAGAGCAGCTCCTCTTCCCGTTCCTTGAGAAAAAGGGCTTCATGGGCCCTTCAAAAGTGATGTGGGGGAAAGACAATGAAATCAGGGGATTGCTGAAAGCGGCATCGGCTGAACTCGATGGCATTAAGGGGCACGATGAGCTATCCGCTTATCTTGAGAAAAGACTGAACCCGTTCATCGACGAAGTCCTGGGCATGGTATTCAAGGAAGAGAATATTCTCTTCCCCGCTTCGCTCGAAAAGCTCGATGCCGGTGATTGGGTGGAAATACTTCGGGAGAGTGATGGCATCGGCTATGTTTTCATTGAAAAACCGGCGGAAACGACCGAACTTATCAGGCATCTGGAGTCAACGCTCCTCGAAGAGACACTAATCCGTGATGAGGCTATCAATATGCCCACGGGTTCAATCAAGCTTGCAGAGTTGCTACCTATATTGAATACACTTCCGCTGGACGTGACTTTCATCGATAAGGATGATACGCTGCGTTACTTCTCAGACAGCAAGGAACGCATTTTCCTGCGCACCAAGGCAGTTCTGGGAAGGAAGGTGCAGAACTGCCATCCGCCGCAGAGCGTGGAGAAGGTGGAAAAGATTTTATCCGCTTTCAAACAGGGAAAGCGGGACTCTTATGAATTCTGGATCACCTTCCATGACCGGTTGATTTACATCCGCTACTTCGCTGTGCGGGACAGCCAGGGGAACTACCTGGGAACACTTGAAGTCACTCAAGACATCACTGGAATCAAGCAATTAGAGGGGGAGAGGAGGTTGCTGGATGAAAGAGATTGA